The following is a genomic window from Planctomycetia bacterium.
CAAGGTGCCGTTTGAGGGGCCGACCCCGGCCGCCATCATGCAAAAACACCTCAAAGAGCCGCTGGTACCGCCGGACCACCTCAACCCGAAGCTATCGACGGGACTGGCCGAGGTGACCGAACGCATGATGGCCAAGGACCGCGACAAGCGGTACGCCAATACCCACGATCTTTTGACCGACCTTGAACGAGTGTCTCGCGGCGAAGCCCCGTTGCAGGCCCGAGAGAAATACGATGACAGTGTCCTGGAGACGCTTGCCTCGGGCCAAGAGGCTGAGTACGACGGGCAGGATTATTCAGGATACGCGCAGAACATGCCGGGTCGGGCGGGCGGTTCAATCAATTCAGGGCTTCTTGTCGGCGTCATTATTGAAGGCGTCGTTATTCTCATCCTCCTGCTAATACTGATACTCAGATAATCGGCGAGTCCATCCGCTCGACGGTCTCCCCCTCAGAATTCTGAAGGCGTTTTGGCGCGCGGGTTGCTAGTTGGGGCGTACGTTGTCATGCACGGAAGCGTACGCCGTGCGCAGTCCCTTCGACTCGAATAAGTGGATGGCGAAAAGAAAAAACATTTCGCCAATTTTTCGCTGGCGTTTCCCTGAGGCGATTGTTAGTATTCGCCCCGCCGCACAATTAAGCGCTCAGGGAGGTAATAATCACCAAAGCGCTTCTGATGCCTGACAAGGATGTCAGGCAACTCGAAACTACCAGCGTTCACCCCTTATCTTGGTCGGAACAAGGACGGACCTGGGCTCCATCGTCTACTGCCATCGATGCGCCCCGTGAACAAAGGAGTGTTTCATGAAGAATGCCCGCCCCGAGGTGGACGCACTGTGGAAGAAGTACCTGGGCAATCGCGCAATTAAGTTGCGTAATCGACTCATTGAGCACTACCGCCCGTTGGTGCATATGCAGGCCGCCCGCCTTTCTCAAAAGCTTCCGGCACAGATCAGCTACGACGAGATCTGCTCTGCTGGATACGACGGCCTCCTCGAGGCGGTTCAGGCTTATGATCCGAAACACAAGGCAAAATTTGAAACATTCTGCCAGCAGCGCATCCACGGCGCGGTCATGGACTGGCTTCGAGCATTAGACGGACAGTCCCGTACAGTGCGAAGCTTCGAGAAGCAGCGGATGCAAAACCGTGACGTGCTCGACTCCGCCCTGGGACGCCCCCCGACCGACGACGAGCTTTCTTCCCGCATGGGCATGAGCCGCGAACGCTACTCCGAGCTGTCTCGCCTCTCCCGTCTGGGCCACGAGGTCCATTTCTCAGCGGTCCAAAATGACGAAGACGGTCACCACCGCGGCTCGCCCGGCGGTTGGGACATCAGCGACATGCGCGCGGTGGATCCATCGACCAAGGTTTCCCGGGAGATGCTGACCGACTACATCACGCGGGGTCTCAATCGCGAGGAACGCCTTGTCCTGGTTCTCTATTACACCGAGAACCTCACGATGGCCGAGATCGGTCTGGTGCTCGACCTTTCCGAGTCACGAGTCAGTCAGATCCACAAAGATGTCATTGCCCGGCTCCGTCGACGCTTCAAAGACGAGGCCCGCGAGATGGTCGCCTGACCGACGCGCCGTTACCTTGAGGGTTACGTTCGGCTCGATTGCCGATGCCGGGCTCCTGGAATATCCTCCAGGGCATGTGGAAAGAGTACAGTCGAGAAACGCCGGGTCGTCCCCGTCTGGGGATTGTCTCTGCGGGGATTGCGCTTGCCGGGACTACCGCGCTGGCTTGGATCGTGACAGCGCAATCCAATCCGCTCGTTGCGGCGGAGCTGGCTCATTGGCCGATCAGGTTCAGCATCCCACAAGGCGCCGAGCAGATATTCCTCAATACGAGCGGCCAGGAGTCGTCACGGAACTTAGACTCCGGCGGCGAAGTCAGCTATCGAATCCCCATGAAGACCGGCGGCGGCAGTGAGCTGGAAGTCGCCTATGTGCGTCTGGAGGCAGGGACGACCATCAAGGAGGCCTGCGAGGAACTGGACGACACAAGCCAAGCTGAGCCGAGATCATTCGGTGAGTTTCACGGCATCGTGGTGCATGAGATGGTTACGGAGAAGACTACGTCCATCAGCGCGACCTGCATTGCGGTCCACCCGTCCGGATTAGTGGTCCGATTCAGGCTCACCGTTCTGCTCATGGATTTTTCGAGACTGCGCCTGCTGGATCAGATTCTAGACTCTGTGGAGATGGCCACGTCCACGGACTCATCGGCAGCATTCGTCATGATCCTTCTTTCCCATGCCTGACTAACGAGATACGATACCGTCCCATGATTTGTCTTTCACTCGTCCTACATTGCCTACTCATCGCTCAACAGCCTGCTCAGCCCCCGGTTGCCGGTGGCCCACTGGCCGACCCGATTGTTGACGGCAGCTATGGATTCTCGATTCAGCCGCCCTCGGATTGGCGCATTGTGCGGCAGCGCGTGCCGGAGCGCCGCGGTGTCACCCTCGTCAGGATGATCCACCCCATTTCAGCAGGCCAGGCCGAGGAAATTGTCGTCAAACAGACCACCACCACTCAGAGCGTGGCGATGGACGAAATGCTCAAGCAGGTCGCCCACAATCTGGAGCTGGAATTCAGCGGTCTTGAGGTTCAGTCTCAGCAGTTGCAACCGATCGCGGACAAGCCCGGGGCGATTCTGGCTGCGACCTTCTTTCGAGACGGCGTTCGTAAGCTCCGCCTCCAGGCCATCATCCGGCATAAGCCGCAGTCGTATTATGTGATCCTCTATGACGGACCTGCATCATCGAAGCAAACCAGTGAACCCCTGTTCAATCTGGTGGTTAATTCGTTCCGAATCATTGGCGGCGATTTAGAAGATCAACAACTGACGACGGCACTCGAAGAGGGAGAGTCGTTTCTCGGCTCGATCAAGCCCGATCAACTGAGGCGGGCGATCGTGCCCGAGGAAGCGCTTCAGTTCGAGTACAAGGGCAAGGTCATCGGTTTTGTCCTGTTGCGCCAGTCGGAAGATGTTCGCGACGGCAAGCCCGGCGTGGCCATGAAGGAGAGAGGGTGGACATTTGAGGCCGACGGGAACGCCCGCCGACTTCAGACCAACATGTTTCTCAGCTTTGACCTTTCGAGCGAGAGCTGGAAGACAAGCGTGACGACGCTGGTGCCGGAGCAACGGGATCGGCCGACCTATCTGGAAGTCACGCTGGAAGAGGGCCTGCGTGCGGGAGACATCCTGCTGAGCAATCAGTCCTATTCACTTAATCAGCCCGCCACGGAAAACCCGCCGACGAAACTGCCGGCTACTTACATCTCACGAATCCTCGCTCGGATGTTGCCGAGGCTCGTTTCGGAAATCTCCTCGCAGAAAATCCTGGCATTTGTCACCTTTGACCATTCGCGGGCGGGGCTCATCGCCAAGGTCGTGGATTTCAAAGGCAAGAGTGAGCTACCGACCGGGGCCGCCCGGGGACCGGTTTTTCGCGTCGAAGACCGTGAAGGGCTCGCCGCCAATCCATCGGCCATATTCCTCAACGAGAAGCGACAGGCCGTGCTCATCGAAGCGGGTGATCTGAAGATGACGCCGACCACCGCAGCGGCCATGGAAAAACAATTCGGCAGTCGTATCGTCGAGGCCGAGGCCCGAATGGCGGAGCTCGAAGCGAGCTACAACAAAGACGCCGAGCGATTCAATTCCCGAGGCAAGCGGTAGCGACCCTCAACCAAGTCCCTCTATAGCAGTAACATCGCATCGCCGTAGCTGAAGAAGCGGTAACGCTCGCGAATGGCCTCGGCGTATGCGGAGAGAATCGCCTCGCGTCCCGCGAAGGCCATCACCAGGGCCAGTAGCGTGCTTCCGGGTAAATGGAAATTTGTCACCAGGGCGTCAACCGCGCCAAACTTGTACGGCGGGTAGATCAGTATGTCAGTCCAGCCTGAGCGCTCAACTGTATTGGTCGCAGCCGACCCTACGCTTGCCGCGCATGTCTCAAGGACGCGAACGGCCGTCGTCCCTACGGCAAGAACCCGGTGGCCGCTCGATCGAGCACGGGCAATCCTGTCCGCAGACTCACCGGGCATCGTATACCACTCCCGGTGCATCGGATGATCGCCGAGGTCCGCGACCTCGACGGGTTGAAACGTACCGAGCCCAACGTGCAGCAGCACCTGCGCGATTGACACGCCGAGATTCTCCAGGCTGCCAAGAAGTTCATGCGTAAAGTGAAGCCCAGCCGTTGGGGCGGCGACTGAACCGGCCTCAGCCGCATAGACGGTCTGATACTGCTCTCGATCCAGGGCATCCGTCTCGCTGTCCGCAGCGCCGACGCGGCGAATGTACGGCGGCAGCGGCATCGAACCGATAGAGGCCAGCACCGTCTCGACAGGATCGGCCGGGGAGACTTCCACTTCGCACAGTCCGCGATCGATGTGCCGATGCCATGTCATCCGCCAGATCCCGCCGATGAGCGCCAGTTCCTCACCCGGCTTGAGCCGACCTGCCCCGGTCAACAGGACCTCCCAGCGACCGGGTGATTGCTCACGGACAAACAGCCCCGGCACCTTGCCACCGGTTGAACGTCGGGCCAAGAACCGGGCCGGAACGACCTTTGAACGGTTCAGGACCAAACAGTCTCCCGCTCGCAGGTACTCTGGCAGGTCTGAGAAATGGCGGTGGCTTATGCGGCCGGATGCTCGATCGAGCACCAGCATCCGAGCCTGATCGCGGCGCTCAAGCGGCGTCTGGGCGATCAGCTCGGCCGGCAGTTCGTAATGGAGCTGCGAAGTCTTGATGACGTTACTCCGAATTGATTGCTGCAAACCCGCCTGCGGGGATAAGCCTTACGACACTGACCGATAACGGCCCGCAAGAAACACGGAAAAACTTTACTCGGCCGTCGGAGAAATCATACAATGAAAGGTAGTCCGATTCCGAAGAGTAGGGAAGTAATCGCGTCCCTCTGCGTTTTTTCGCATGGCGTTAATGCGAGGAGGCAGTCAGCGGTGGCACCGACAACGCACGATAGTCCCGTTCGACGCTGGTTCGCCGCCTTGGTGGAGGCCAGCTTTCAGGAGCGCGTCGGCCTGAGCGATCCCGGCGTTCTCGATTACCTGACCGATCTCTTGACCGCCTTCATCCACACCGAGAAGCTCAGCCTCCTGGGCGATGGAAGCGGCCGAAAAGTGTCCGACGTGGCAGAGATGCTGACCGAGGCCCAATTCGGTGCTTCCGCTTCCGATGACGAGCGACGACGAAGTGTTTATCGCAACATCGGCGACGTGACACTCTTCTGGACCGGCGTCTATCCGGAGAATCTCCGACGCATGCACCGCCGGGCCGCACGAGATGACCTGCTCAGCTATCTTGAGCAAGGGAAACGCTCGTACTCGATTGCATCCGACCTTTCCACGGAAAATACCGAGCCGCCCGCACGACTCCTCACGTTCCTGAGTGACCAATTCGAGTTCTGCGTGTATGGACTGGGTCTGGTCCGACGGGAATGGGAACGCGGTCTGCCGGATGGGGTCGACTCCAAAAGGATCATCTGGAGCTAGTACCGGCGGCGAATGGTTCAACCGTGCCGGACTGGGGCCTGCGATGATTCATCTCTGATCGCCTTCGACGATTGCACGTGAAGCCACTATTCTGTGGGCATGGACCCCATCGCGTGGCCTGCGCCGCCGTCATCGCATGAGCAACTGGGCCGGTGGATTGAAGACACCTGCCGGTCAGCAAACCGCAGACGATCCGTTGCACGACGCAGCGCCACTATGTGGGCATGGGGCCGGCTCTTCACCTTTTCGATGATTCCGGGCGGGGCTTACCTCTATTTCGCGGCGGCGTTGCCCTGGGGCGCGGCGCTCGCTGTGTTCGGCGTCCTCTCTTTTTTCGTGGCGGTGCGGTTTCACGAGCGCGCAACCCGGGCGAAATTGTCCGCCGAGAATATCCTTCTAGTCCTTGAGGAATCGCGTCGCCGCATCACGGGTGAGCCGATCATCATTCGCAGTGGTGCGGAGCCCGGCGATCTGGCATTGTGGGCGTCGCTGTATGGGCAATCCGGCAGCGATGCCAGTCCCGATCGACTCAGCCCACAGGAGATTGACGATCTCGATCTCTTTGGTGAGCGGCTGAGCCTGTTCGGATTGCTCAATCGCGCATCCACGCCTGCCGGCGCGGCCAGACTCTCGCTGGGGCTGACCTCCGCGCCGATGGACAGCGCCGCGATTCAGCTTACACAGGCCGCCGTACAGGCAATGGCGATAGATCACGCGGCTCGCACGCAATTACTGGCTTCCGCCGCACCGATGCGGTCGATGGCCACTCAATTCGACAAGTTCTACAACACGATGCGCAAGGCGACGCCGCTCGAGTACGCGGGTACGGCAAGGGTAATTCGCTATTGGGGGCTTGCCGGCCCGACGGCCCTGCTGGTCAGCCTGGCCGACGCGTTGGGGTTGATCAATTCTGCCGTGGGCTGGTTTCCGCTGGTTGCGGTTCTCATTATAAACGCCATAGCGATTCCGAGCTTCCTGCGCGGCGTCAAGGAGCGGTTGCGGCCGTGGCTTGAACTGGAGCCGATCGTGGGCGCGATGCGGCGCTATGCTGAGGATGCGCGATCGATCCTTCCAGAATCTGTCCGTCTTAGGGAGCTGCGGACGGCTTTCGACGAATCACTCGCCCCCGGCGGGCTCGCTTCGCTTCACCGCCGCATTCCTTTCGTCTACCTCGGATTGGCGGGCGTGCTGCATACGATCATTGATGTCGTTTGCCTTTGGGATTTGCAGGTTTTGCTGCTCATCGAGCGATGCAGCCTGCGCGAACGCACGCGGATTCTTCAGGCTGTTTCCGCGGTCGGTGAGCTGGAGATGATCAGCAGCCTTGCGGCCTTCTCGGCGGAGCAGCCGAGTACATCCTGGCCGCAGATCGTCGACGGCCCGCCGCGCCTTACCGTTCGAGAGGGGCGCCATCCCCTCGTCGCCCATGAACGCGCCGTAGCGAACACGGCCATCCTCGGCGAAGGCGAGAACACCTGGCTCATTACCGGGTCGAACATGTCGGGCAAGTCCACGTTTCTGCGGATGCTGGGGACCAACGTGCTCCTGGCAAGGGCGGGTTCCGCGGTCTGTGCCGAGGACATGACGCTGACCCCTCTGAGAATTCTGACCGACCTGCGCATTCGCGATGATTTGGCGCGTCAGGAGAGTTACTTCCTGGCCGAGGTTCGACAGGTCAGGCGGATGGTCGAAGACGCACGGGCCGGCGTCCCCATACTGGCATTGATCGACGAGCCGTTTCGCGGAACGAACTCCGCCGAACGGGTAGCCGCGGCCGGGGCCGTGATCGGGTCTTTGATTCGCGGGAGCGGATTGCACCTGATCGCGACGCACGACGCGGCACTGGCAACCATTGCGGCGCGCGAAGGCGGGGCTAATTACCACTTCGAGGAACGATTCGAACAGAGTCAGATGGTATTTGACTATCGCATTCGGCCCGGACCGGCGCGAGGGCGAAATGCGCTGCGGGTGCTGGAGTCCGAGAATTACCCGGGCGACGTCATCGCTCGCGCGCGCGAGCTGGCAGCGGAACTCGGCGACAAGTCGCCGGCGTCGGAGGGCTAGGTGGCTTTCGGGCGATTCGCCGAAACATCACGTCACAGGTTAGAATGGGGCCACCTGTTGGTCGCGCGAGAAAGGCGAAATACCGATCACCAGAGCTGACGCGCCAACGCCGAGCCACGCATGATAGACTCCCACTGTCACCTCACGTCAAGAGAACTCCTTCCGCAGATCGGGGCGGTGCTGGTGCGAGCCGAGGCGGCCGGGGTCAAGGAGTTCGTCACCATCGCCGCCGACCTGGCCGACGCGGCAACGGCATTGGCACTCGCTGAGACGTACACTCAGGTCCACGTGGTTTGTGGCATCCATCCCCACCAGGCGGGCCAAGCAAGTGCGGACTGGGATCGGCGTCTGGCCGACCTGGTTGAGCGCAAGGATATCCACGCCGTCGGCGAAATGGGGCTGGATTATCATTACGACTTCGCCGACAGGCAGGTGCAGCGGCGGGTCTTCGAGCGGCAAATCGAGCTCGCGGCTGCGGCGAACAAACCCATCGTCATCCACTGCCGAGAGGCACACGCGGACGTGATGGCGGTACTGGCGCATTGTGGGCCGGCGCGAGATGTGGTATTTCATTGCTTCACCGGTACGCTGCGGGAGGCGGAGGAAATCCTCGTCCGGGGATACTGGATCTCGCTGACGGGAGTGGTCACATTCAAGCGCTCCGATGAACTCCGCCAGGTGGCGAAGCTGATCCCGGAGGAACGGCTGATGATCGAGACGGACAGCCCCTATCTATCGCCGGAACCTGTTCGCGGCGTTCGGCCCAACGAGCCGAGCCACCTTTCATATACGGCGGGTTGCATCGCACAGACGCGCGGCCTGACTGTCGAAGCATTGACAAGAATCACCACCGCGAACACGCGCAGATTTTTCAATCTGCCGGAGCGAACCTAGATGGCGCAGCATGGCATCGACACGGCCATCGGCCTGGACCTGGGCGGTACCGCTATCAAGGCAGGTCTCGTTGACCGGCACGGGGCCGTTTTGTTTACGCATACTGTGCCCACCGAGGCGGACGGAGGCCCGGACCACGTCATCGGTCGGATGGCGACGCTGATCACCAGGCTCGTCGATGAAGCAAAGGCGGCTTCGTACAGGGTGGCAGGCGTCGGCATCGGTGCGCCAGGCACGCTGAGCCGCAAGGACGGGATGGTCATCTCACCGCCGAACCTGCCGGGCTGGCAAAACGTGCCGGTAGTCAGGCTCATCAGCCAGGCGACCGGGCTACCCACCTTACTGGAAAACGATGCCAACAACGCGGCACTGGGCGAGTTTCACCGCGGCGTCGGGCGCGGCTGCTCGTATATGATCATGATGACCCTGGGCACGGGCATCGGCGGCGGCATTATTTTCGGAGGCAAGCTGTGGCGAGGGGCCTTTGAAAATGCCGGCGAGATCGGGCATACGATTCTGGTGCCGGGCGGAAGGAAATGCGGCTGCGGACAGCTTGGATGTCTGGAGGCGTACGCGTCCGCGCGGGCCACGGTCGCGCGGGCGCTTCAGCACATGGACGAGGGGGCTACTTCGTCACTGCGAACCATCCTGGGGTCCGGCGCGGAATTGACGACAAAGCATATTGTCGAGTCAATGACAAGCGGTGACGCTCTTGCGACCGACGTCTGGCGCGAAACCTGCCGTTACCTGGCCATCGCATGTATCAATCTGCAACACCTGCTCAATCCCGAGCGGATTGTGCTCGCAGGTGGGATGAGCAAGGCAGGTCCCGCGCTTCTTGACGTGGTCGTTGAGGAAATTGGACGACTGGCCTCGAAGTCGCTTGGCGATCCACCGGAGTTGCGCCTCGCGGAGTTGAGCAACGATGCGGGCTTCATCGGATCGGCGCTGAGTGTGTTTGAGAACGGCATCGCCGGCTGAATTGCACGATTCAAAAGTGTCGTTGGCCGGAGCTCCACAGAAGGATATGATGGCGGACGTCCTGCAACCGGCAGGCATGATTCGGGAGTATTGACGTGACGGAAGCCACCCCCCAGTCGAGCAAGGTTCTCATCGTTGATGACAATATGCAGAATCTGGAGCTGCTGGAGGCCTATCTGGAGGAGCTTCCCGGCGTGGTGACGATCCGCGCATCAAACGGGATGGAGGCCCTTCAATTGGTGGCCGCGCAGCAGCCCGACCTCATTCTGCTGGACATCATGATGCCCAAAATGAGCGGTTACGAGGTATGCAAGAAGATCAAGTCCGATCCGGCGACGCAGAGCATACCGGTCATCATGGTGACGGCCCTGCAGGACCTGTCCGATGTCGAACGGGGCGTCGAGGTGGGGACCAACGACTTTCTCACCAAGCCTGTGAATCGCATCGACCTGCTCGAACGGGTCAAAAGCCTGCTGCGGCTGCGCCACGCCGCGACAACCACGGCCCAATCAGCGGATTACCTCGACGGCATTGAAGAAGGCCGCGACAAGCATTGAGGCGGCGATTCGTCCACTGGATCGTCAACACGCCG
Proteins encoded in this region:
- a CDS encoding TatD family hydrolase translates to MIDSHCHLTSRELLPQIGAVLVRAEAAGVKEFVTIAADLADAATALALAETYTQVHVVCGIHPHQAGQASADWDRRLADLVERKDIHAVGEMGLDYHYDFADRQVQRRVFERQIELAAAANKPIVIHCREAHADVMAVLAHCGPARDVVFHCFTGTLREAEEILVRGYWISLTGVVTFKRSDELRQVAKLIPEERLMIETDSPYLSPEPVRGVRPNEPSHLSYTAGCIAQTRGLTVEALTRITTANTRRFFNLPERT
- a CDS encoding sigma-70 family RNA polymerase sigma factor, whose protein sequence is MKNARPEVDALWKKYLGNRAIKLRNRLIEHYRPLVHMQAARLSQKLPAQISYDEICSAGYDGLLEAVQAYDPKHKAKFETFCQQRIHGAVMDWLRALDGQSRTVRSFEKQRMQNRDVLDSALGRPPTDDELSSRMGMSRERYSELSRLSRLGHEVHFSAVQNDEDGHHRGSPGGWDISDMRAVDPSTKVSREMLTDYITRGLNREERLVLVLYYTENLTMAEIGLVLDLSESRVSQIHKDVIARLRRRFKDEAREMVA
- a CDS encoding response regulator — translated: MQNLELLEAYLEELPGVVTIRASNGMEALQLVAAQQPDLILLDIMMPKMSGYEVCKKIKSDPATQSIPVIMVTALQDLSDVERGVEVGTNDFLTKPVNRIDLLERVKSLLRLRHAATTTAQSADYLDGIEEGRDKH
- the queA gene encoding tRNA preQ1(34) S-adenosylmethionine ribosyltransferase-isomerase QueA — protein: MKTSQLHYELPAELIAQTPLERRDQARMLVLDRASGRISHRHFSDLPEYLRAGDCLVLNRSKVVPARFLARRSTGGKVPGLFVREQSPGRWEVLLTGAGRLKPGEELALIGGIWRMTWHRHIDRGLCEVEVSPADPVETVLASIGSMPLPPYIRRVGAADSETDALDREQYQTVYAAEAGSVAAPTAGLHFTHELLGSLENLGVSIAQVLLHVGLGTFQPVEVADLGDHPMHREWYTMPGESADRIARARSSGHRVLAVGTTAVRVLETCAASVGSAATNTVERSGWTDILIYPPYKFGAVDALVTNFHLPGSTLLALVMAFAGREAILSAYAEAIRERYRFFSYGDAMLLL
- a CDS encoding ROK family protein, which gives rise to MAQHGIDTAIGLDLGGTAIKAGLVDRHGAVLFTHTVPTEADGGPDHVIGRMATLITRLVDEAKAASYRVAGVGIGAPGTLSRKDGMVISPPNLPGWQNVPVVRLISQATGLPTLLENDANNAALGEFHRGVGRGCSYMIMMTLGTGIGGGIIFGGKLWRGAFENAGEIGHTILVPGGRKCGCGQLGCLEAYASARATVARALQHMDEGATSSLRTILGSGAELTTKHIVESMTSGDALATDVWRETCRYLAIACINLQHLLNPERIVLAGGMSKAGPALLDVVVEEIGRLASKSLGDPPELRLAELSNDAGFIGSALSVFENGIAG